In Capsicum annuum cultivar UCD-10X-F1 chromosome 11, UCD10Xv1.1, whole genome shotgun sequence, one genomic interval encodes:
- the LOC107852859 gene encoding uncharacterized protein At1g66480 has product MGNSLGGKKTTKVMKIDGQTMKFRTPIYANEVLKNYPSMVLLESEEVKHFGIRAKPLEPQQELKSKRLYFLVELPKFPEEHKKNTRRVRSAIQMSAKDRLETLMLARRSTSDLSIMKPANIMTEECTSFHNNNNNNNSASDTVHSGGPFQAHPMRLKLRLSKAEVEKLMMESKDENEAAEKIMKLCMKNNNDGNGSLMEEQSHNNGGVTKKGLKSREKRVGFLPITEGEIQRAVAVS; this is encoded by the exons atggggaACAGTCTAGGAgggaaaaaaacaacaaaagttatgAAAATCGATGGACAAACGATGAAATTCAGAACCCCAATTTATGCGAACGAGGTTCTAAAAAATTATCCATCGATGGTATTATTAGAATCGGAAGAAGTTAAGCATTTCGGGATTCGAGCAAAGCCATTGGAGCCACAACAAGAGTTAAAGTCTAAAAGGCTTTATTTCCTCGTGGAATTACCTAAATTCCCCGAGGAACATAAAAAAAACACTAGGAGGGTTCGATCCGCAATCCAAATGAGCGCGAAGGATAGGCTCGAGACACTAATGCTAGCGCGGAGATCCACGTCTGACTTGTCAATCATGAAGCCTGCCAACATTATGACTGAGGAGTGCACGTCTTttcataataataacaacaacaacaactcaGCTTCAGACACAGTTCATAGTGGTGGGCCGTTCCAGGCCCACCCTATGAGGCTGAAGCTGAGACTATCGAAAGCGGAGGTGGAAAAATTGATGATGGAAAGCAAAGATGAGAATGAGGCTGCTGAGAAAATTATGAAACTTTGCATGAAGAATAATAATGATGGAAATGGTAGTTTGATGGAAGAACAAAGTCATAATAATGGTGGAGTAACAAAGAAAGGACTCAAATCAAGAGAG AAACGTGTAGGATTCTTGCCAATAACAGAAGGGGAGATTCAAAGAGCAGTGGCTGTTTCTTAA
- the LOC107852847 gene encoding U-box domain-containing protein 10 isoform X2, giving the protein MKYHRSQLLDLMDVAVKKINFQFQCVTWKLEKALASFPYDQFDISEEVQEQVELVRAQLRRATERYGGPVKSNLLYRASSQPLDKEIDLLHSGNSGIGTLHIENIGNIDHEVRPKVRGIPRGSVPNGSACSQIVQESERIGNSSKLSEVGDPEISGEDDSAFKSHEDSKKFICPITPTEFLCPISLELMRDPVIVAATGQTYERSCIQQWIDGGHTTCPKTQQHLNNFTLTPNYALRNLISDWCAKNDIEEPTVYANGKIKKSDGSFRYVNGEIGAIEVIVRKLSSRSIEDCRAAVAEIRSLSKRSTDNRILIAEAGAIPVLVKLLTSEDRQIQENAVTAVLNLSIFDDNKRIIMLADAIPSIVQVLRAGSMEARENAAATIFSLSLGDENKILIGASGAIPALIDLLQTGNTRGKKDAASALFNLCIYQGNKGRAVRAGIIPALLKMLTDSSSCMVDEALTILSVLASHQEAKAAIARASTIPVLIDLLRTGLPRSKENAAAILLSLCKRDSDNLASLCRLGAVIPLTELAKSGTERTKRKATSLLEHLRKSQQHSTRS; this is encoded by the exons ATGAAGTATCACAGATCTCAGCTGTTGGATTTAATG GATGTTGCggtgaagaaaataaattttcagtTTCAATGTGTTACATGGAAATTGGAGAAAGCCCTTGCTAGCTTCCCATATGATCAATTTGACATATCAGAAGAAGTACAAGAGCAG GTTGAATTGGTGAGAGCACAGTTGCGACGAGCCACGGAAAGGTATGGTGGCCCTGTAAAGTCAAACTTGTTATATCGAGCATCGTCACAGCCGCTGGACAAGGAGATTGATCTACTCCATTCAGGAAATAGTGGAATTGGAACTTTACATATAGAAAATATTGGCAATATTGACCATGAAGTTAGGCCAAAAGTTCGAGGTATTCCTCGAGGTAGTGTTCCAAATGGAAGTGCGTGCAGCCAGATAGTTCAGGAGTCGGAAAGAATAGGAAATTCATCCAAACTGTCTGAGGTTGGTGATCCGGAGATTTCTGGGGAAGATGACTCTGCGTTTAAGAGTCACGAGGATAGTAAAAAGTTCATCTGTCCCATAACTCCTACAGAGTTTCTTTGCCCAATATCCCTCGAGCTCATGAGGGATCCCGTTATTGTGGCTGCCACGGGGCAG ACTTATGAGAGATCGTGCATACAACAATGGATAGATGGTGGCCACACAACGTGCCCAAAAACTCAGCAACACCTCAACAACTTCACGCTTACACCAAATTATGCTTTGCGAAATCTAATAAGTGATTGGTGTGCAAAGAACGATATAGAGGAGCCAACCGTATATGCAAAtgggaaaataaagaaaagtgatGGATCATTTCGCTATGTTAATGGGGAAATAGGAGCTATTGAGGTAATTGTCCGAAAGCTTTCAAGCAGGTCCATAGAGGATTGCAGGGCTGCAGTAGCCGAGATCCGTTCACTTTCCAAAAGAAGCACAGACAACAGAATTTTGATTGCTGAAGCAGGAGCAATTCCGGTCTTAGTTAAGTTGTTGACATCCGAAGACAGGCAGATCCAGGAAAATGCTGTCACCGCGGTTCTTAACCTTTCTATATTCGATGACAACAAACGGATTATAATGCTTGCCGATGCCATTCCTTCTATCGTTCAAGTCCTCAGAGCAGGAAGCATGGAAGCAAGAGAAAATGCAGCAGCAACCATTTTTAGTCTGTCGCTTGGAGACgagaataaaatattaataggCGCATCTGGTGCCATACCAGCTCTCATAGATTTGCTTCAGACAGGAAATACAAGAGGAAAAAAAGACGCCGCATCAGCATTGTTCAATTTGTGTATATATCAAGGAAACAAAGGTCGAGCTGTTCGGGCAGGGATTATACCAGCACTGCTGAAAATGCTGACAGATTCAAGCAGCTGCATGGTCGATGAAGCTTTGACCATTCTCTCGGTCCTAGCCAGCCACCAAGAAGCTAAGGCAGCCATAGCAAGGGCTAGCACAATCCCAGTATTGATAGATCTTCTAAGGACAGGTCTACCTCGTAGTAAAGAGAATGCGGCTGCCATCTTACTCTCCTTGTGTAAGAGAGATTCCGACAATCTTGCTTCCCTTTGTAGGCTCGGTGCAGTTATACCTCTTACAGAACTCGCTAAGAGTGGAACGGAGAGAACCAAGAGGAAGGCTACTTCATTGTTGGAGCACCTTAGAAAGTCTCAGCAACATAGCACGCGCAGTTAG
- the LOC107852847 gene encoding U-box domain-containing protein 10 isoform X1 — translation MAGGAATVVAGDHPITTLLRQLHEVSQISAVGFNGKFKKDCIDLSRRVTLLAHLVDELNDSNTLLSCSLDSCFSDLLVAFQSVKQLLLVANQVDNKIPTDVAVKKINFQFQCVTWKLEKALASFPYDQFDISEEVQEQVELVRAQLRRATERYGGPVKSNLLYRASSQPLDKEIDLLHSGNSGIGTLHIENIGNIDHEVRPKVRGIPRGSVPNGSACSQIVQESERIGNSSKLSEVGDPEISGEDDSAFKSHEDSKKFICPITPTEFLCPISLELMRDPVIVAATGQTYERSCIQQWIDGGHTTCPKTQQHLNNFTLTPNYALRNLISDWCAKNDIEEPTVYANGKIKKSDGSFRYVNGEIGAIEVIVRKLSSRSIEDCRAAVAEIRSLSKRSTDNRILIAEAGAIPVLVKLLTSEDRQIQENAVTAVLNLSIFDDNKRIIMLADAIPSIVQVLRAGSMEARENAAATIFSLSLGDENKILIGASGAIPALIDLLQTGNTRGKKDAASALFNLCIYQGNKGRAVRAGIIPALLKMLTDSSSCMVDEALTILSVLASHQEAKAAIARASTIPVLIDLLRTGLPRSKENAAAILLSLCKRDSDNLASLCRLGAVIPLTELAKSGTERTKRKATSLLEHLRKSQQHSTRS, via the exons ATGGCCGGCGGGGCAGCCACCGTGGTTGCCGGAGACCACCCTATCACCACCCTACTCCGGCAACTCCATGAAGTATCACAGATCTCAGCTGTTGGATTTAATGGTAAATTCAAGAAAGATTGTATAGATTTATCAAGAAGAGTTACACTCTTAGCTCATTTGGTTGATGAGttaaatgactcaaataccctttTGAGTTGTTCATTGGATTCTTGTTTTTCTGATCTGTTAGTGGCTTTTCAAAGTGTAAAGCAATTGCTTTTAGTAGCTAATCAAGTTGATAACAAGATCCCCACT GATGTTGCggtgaagaaaataaattttcagtTTCAATGTGTTACATGGAAATTGGAGAAAGCCCTTGCTAGCTTCCCATATGATCAATTTGACATATCAGAAGAAGTACAAGAGCAG GTTGAATTGGTGAGAGCACAGTTGCGACGAGCCACGGAAAGGTATGGTGGCCCTGTAAAGTCAAACTTGTTATATCGAGCATCGTCACAGCCGCTGGACAAGGAGATTGATCTACTCCATTCAGGAAATAGTGGAATTGGAACTTTACATATAGAAAATATTGGCAATATTGACCATGAAGTTAGGCCAAAAGTTCGAGGTATTCCTCGAGGTAGTGTTCCAAATGGAAGTGCGTGCAGCCAGATAGTTCAGGAGTCGGAAAGAATAGGAAATTCATCCAAACTGTCTGAGGTTGGTGATCCGGAGATTTCTGGGGAAGATGACTCTGCGTTTAAGAGTCACGAGGATAGTAAAAAGTTCATCTGTCCCATAACTCCTACAGAGTTTCTTTGCCCAATATCCCTCGAGCTCATGAGGGATCCCGTTATTGTGGCTGCCACGGGGCAG ACTTATGAGAGATCGTGCATACAACAATGGATAGATGGTGGCCACACAACGTGCCCAAAAACTCAGCAACACCTCAACAACTTCACGCTTACACCAAATTATGCTTTGCGAAATCTAATAAGTGATTGGTGTGCAAAGAACGATATAGAGGAGCCAACCGTATATGCAAAtgggaaaataaagaaaagtgatGGATCATTTCGCTATGTTAATGGGGAAATAGGAGCTATTGAGGTAATTGTCCGAAAGCTTTCAAGCAGGTCCATAGAGGATTGCAGGGCTGCAGTAGCCGAGATCCGTTCACTTTCCAAAAGAAGCACAGACAACAGAATTTTGATTGCTGAAGCAGGAGCAATTCCGGTCTTAGTTAAGTTGTTGACATCCGAAGACAGGCAGATCCAGGAAAATGCTGTCACCGCGGTTCTTAACCTTTCTATATTCGATGACAACAAACGGATTATAATGCTTGCCGATGCCATTCCTTCTATCGTTCAAGTCCTCAGAGCAGGAAGCATGGAAGCAAGAGAAAATGCAGCAGCAACCATTTTTAGTCTGTCGCTTGGAGACgagaataaaatattaataggCGCATCTGGTGCCATACCAGCTCTCATAGATTTGCTTCAGACAGGAAATACAAGAGGAAAAAAAGACGCCGCATCAGCATTGTTCAATTTGTGTATATATCAAGGAAACAAAGGTCGAGCTGTTCGGGCAGGGATTATACCAGCACTGCTGAAAATGCTGACAGATTCAAGCAGCTGCATGGTCGATGAAGCTTTGACCATTCTCTCGGTCCTAGCCAGCCACCAAGAAGCTAAGGCAGCCATAGCAAGGGCTAGCACAATCCCAGTATTGATAGATCTTCTAAGGACAGGTCTACCTCGTAGTAAAGAGAATGCGGCTGCCATCTTACTCTCCTTGTGTAAGAGAGATTCCGACAATCTTGCTTCCCTTTGTAGGCTCGGTGCAGTTATACCTCTTACAGAACTCGCTAAGAGTGGAACGGAGAGAACCAAGAGGAAGGCTACTTCATTGTTGGAGCACCTTAGAAAGTCTCAGCAACATAGCACGCGCAGTTAG